A stretch of the Sulfurospirillum tamanense genome encodes the following:
- a CDS encoding response regulator transcription factor, which translates to MARLLLLEDDMNLSQTLCEFLEDEGFEVVCVYEGEAAQEALYEKQFDLLLLDVNVPNINGFALLKEARKAAVATPAIFITSRDGLADVESGFASGCDDYIRKPFALKELLLRVRSLLRREFGHVGSAVVALGEEVAFDTVGNALHVKGQTHPLGRKEAQLLAYFLKRRGEVLSHEALQEALWSYEETPSETALRTYIKNLRKLIGKEKIVSFKKLGYKLTTA; encoded by the coding sequence GTGGCACGGCTATTGTTGCTAGAAGATGACATGAACCTCTCTCAAACCTTGTGTGAATTTTTGGAGGATGAGGGGTTTGAAGTGGTGTGTGTGTACGAGGGTGAAGCAGCCCAAGAGGCCTTGTATGAAAAGCAGTTCGATCTGCTACTGCTGGATGTAAATGTGCCCAATATTAACGGCTTTGCCCTCCTAAAGGAAGCCAGAAAGGCCGCGGTGGCTACCCCTGCGATTTTCATCACCTCGCGGGATGGGTTGGCGGATGTGGAGAGTGGGTTTGCTAGCGGGTGTGATGATTACATTCGCAAACCCTTTGCTCTTAAGGAGTTATTGCTTCGTGTTCGCAGTTTGTTGCGCCGTGAGTTTGGGCATGTGGGCAGTGCGGTGGTGGCTTTGGGCGAGGAAGTGGCTTTTGACACGGTGGGCAATGCCTTACATGTAAAGGGCCAGACCCATCCCCTTGGGCGCAAAGAGGCCCAATTGTTGGCCTATTTTTTAAAACGCCGCGGGGAAGTGCTAAGCCATGAAGCCCTGCAAGAAGCCCTGTGGTCGTACGAGGAAACGCCTAGTGAGACGGCCCTTCGCACCTACATCAAAAACCTGCGAAAATTGATTGGAAAAGAAAAAATTGTCAGTTTCAAAAAACTGGGATACAAACTTACAACGGCGTGA
- a CDS encoding DUF1104 domain-containing protein has product MHKILLVLLLALGCLVARTDFSALSNQELIALIGYVKPNERPLLLKELESRKPTFSPNERQQFERAIKEKR; this is encoded by the coding sequence ATGCATAAAATCCTCTTGGTGCTCTTGTTGGCACTAGGATGCCTTGTGGCGCGGACGGATTTTTCAGCCCTAAGCAACCAAGAGCTCATCGCCCTCATTGGGTACGTGAAACCAAACGAACGCCCTTTGCTTCTAAAAGAACTCGAAAGCCGCAAGCCCACCTTTTCGCCCAACGAGCGCCAACAATTTGAACGCGCCATCAAAGAGAAGCGCTAG
- a CDS encoding sensor histidine kinase — MSVSKNWDTNLQRRERRTLVAFLALYLTLSCTILGLFGAGYYALQKEAMLSLKRGELNALANEHVKALRALHVAFDKTQEYPRHEAFRSGIFDGAAVEIFSLLHVSPLLSRIIYLKEGMIHYIKEPEAHYLGTQYLVLEVEDDGAWHHEALRNMAWFGGGIFLFLAVGGYFLLRLLLRPMREAIALLDRFIKDTTHELNTPIHAILSNIEMIPLQTLEPKTARKLERIRLGAQSVSHLYKDLTYLTLGRHQARHESEVQVDVVAQERVEYFALSLEAKKITWEVDTAPAALWIDQGALTRLVDNLLSNAIKYNRVGGSLHVKVAPGVLEIKDTGIGIDASKLARVFDRYVRCHESAGGFGIGLNIVGMIAKEYGLKLALESTKGEGTCVRVLW; from the coding sequence TTGTCAGTTTCAAAAAACTGGGATACAAACTTACAACGGCGTGAAAGACGCACGCTTGTGGCGTTTTTGGCACTGTATTTAACCCTCTCGTGTACGATTTTGGGCTTGTTTGGCGCAGGGTATTATGCCCTCCAAAAAGAAGCGATGCTAAGCCTCAAACGGGGCGAGCTTAATGCACTGGCAAATGAGCACGTCAAAGCCTTGCGCGCCTTGCACGTCGCCTTTGATAAAACCCAAGAATACCCGCGCCATGAAGCTTTTCGCTCAGGGATTTTTGATGGAGCGGCGGTGGAGATTTTTTCCCTCTTACATGTAAGCCCCTTGCTCTCGCGTATCATCTACCTCAAAGAGGGCATGATTCACTACATTAAAGAGCCCGAAGCCCACTATTTGGGGACGCAATACTTGGTCTTGGAAGTGGAAGATGATGGGGCGTGGCACCACGAAGCCTTGCGAAACATGGCGTGGTTTGGCGGGGGGATTTTTCTCTTTTTGGCGGTTGGGGGGTATTTTTTATTGCGCTTGTTGTTGCGTCCTATGCGGGAAGCCATCGCGCTTTTGGACCGTTTTATCAAAGACACCACCCATGAGCTTAATACCCCAATTCACGCCATTTTATCAAACATCGAGATGATTCCCCTGCAGACCCTAGAGCCTAAAACCGCGCGCAAACTTGAACGCATTCGCTTGGGCGCGCAGAGTGTATCGCACCTGTATAAAGACTTGACCTATTTGACCCTTGGACGCCATCAAGCGCGCCATGAGAGCGAGGTGCAAGTAGACGTGGTAGCGCAAGAGCGGGTGGAGTATTTTGCCCTTAGTTTGGAGGCGAAAAAAATCACTTGGGAGGTGGACACAGCCCCTGCTGCGTTGTGGATTGACCAAGGGGCATTGACGCGTTTAGTGGACAACTTGCTTTCAAATGCTATCAAATATAACCGCGTGGGCGGAAGTTTACATGTAAAGGTTGCGCCAGGTGTGTTGGAAATCAAAGACACGGGTATCGGGATTGACGCGTCCAAACTAGCGCGCGTGTTTGACCGTTACGTGCGGTGCCATGAGAGTGCGGGCGGGTTTGGCATCGGGCTAAACATCGTGGGGATGATTGCTAAAGAGTATGGGCTTAAGCTTGCCCTTGAATCCACCAAAGGAGAGGGAACATGCGTACGCGTTTTGTGGTAG